The genomic segment TCGAGTTTTTCTGTGGCCTCACATACAACATCAGTGCATTGACGAAATAGAGCAAAAAACTTATCTTCTTTCGTTGGAATACCTAACATGATTTAACCTCCACCTTTTTTTCGACACATTTGCCTATTGTATTCTACCAAAAAAAAAAAGCACTATTGTTAAGTCTTTGTTAATTTTTAATAATACGCCCTCATCGCTCATAAAAAATATTATTTTTCGATCATATCCAGCAAAGCGACTCTAGCCTCAGCAATCATATACAGTGAACCCGTCACACAAAGCATATCATCTGGGTTTAATCGATTATAGCCTTCTATTACTGCAGCACTTGGAGACTCAATTGTCGTCACAGGCAGTCCCCTTTTCGCCACTAACTCAGCTAAATACTGCCAATTACCTGCTCGAGGAGAATTAGGTTTAGTGATAATGACTTCATCAGCCAACGGAAGTAAGACCTCTGCCACTTTTTCTCGTTCTTTATCCCCCAGCATCCCAAAACAAAGGATTAAACGTTGGCGCTTAAAAAGTTGCAGTGCATCCGCTAAGGAATTCGCGCCGTCTACATTATGCGCACCATCAATTAAAACCTTTGGCTTCAGCGATAATACTTCAAGTCGCCCCGGCCAGCGTGTTTTTTCCAACCCCGAATAAATCGCTTCATGGGTAATTTTGACGCCATACTCAGATTGTAAAACTTCACAGACCGTGACTGCGGTCGCCGCATTTTTGATTTGGTGAGCCCCCACTAAACGCAAATGGATTTGAGGATAATTGCTATGTAAGCCGATCAAATCAAATTCCTGTTCTAACTCGCCACTCCAGCGAAAATCCCAGCGAACATCCTCGCCCACAACCCAAAGTGGAATATTAAGTGTTCTTGCCCGTTCCTGAATTACCTCAAGCACCTCAGGTCTCTCGGTAGCCGTAATAGCCACTGAGTTCGGTTTAAGAATTCCTGCCTTAACCAAGGCAATCTCTTCGACCGTTTTTCCCAAATAATCCATATGATCCATGCCTACATTTGTAATTACAGAAATCAGAGGCTGTACGACATTTGTGGAATCAATAGCTCCGCCTAAGCCGACTTCAATTACAGCAAAATCCACCTTTTGTTGAGCAAAATACATGAAGGCTAGAGTCGTACTCACTTCAAACTCAGTTGGATGTTCCACTCCGTCTTGGACCAATTTTTCAAGATGAGGCCGAAGGGTGTCTACTAAGCGCGTAAGCTCTTGTTTAGGAATCATTTTCCCGTTGATTGTCATCCGCTCACGATAATCATTCAGATGCGGAGATGTGAATATCCCAACACGAAAACCCGCCTTTTCAAGAATTTCGGCGACCATTATACTGGTTGAACCTTTCCCATTCGTCCCCCCAATATGAATGACGCGCAATTTCTTTTCTGGATTTCCTACGCTTTGGAGAAGAGCTTGGATTCGGCCTAATCCTAAATTTATCCCAAACTTCGTCAGATTAACCAAGTACTCCAAGGCAGCCTGATACGCTTGCTCCTCTTGGGAACCTTTCTTCATATTCCCATCCTCTATATCCAAAACCTTTACCCTCTTTCCACATGACTCTTCATCAATTATATGTTCCCCTATTTTCTATAATTTTCGCACTTTGATTGGACTTTCCTGCAAAAAAAAGTGGGAAGAGAAAATTCTCTTCCCACTCACCTTTGGATTTCTCAAACTTCTAGGCTTCCTGCAGTTCCTGCAAACGGATTTGCAAGGCACTGATCCGAGATTTTGTCGCCTCAAGTTTTTCCCGTTCTTTGGCAACCACTTGTTCTGGAGCCTTGGCTATGAAGCCTGAGTTCCCCAGCTTTCCTTCGAAGCGCGCTAATTCTTGCTGAGCTTGAGCAATCTCTTTTTCTACCCGAGCAATCTCTTTGTCAAGATCGAGAAGGCCCCGAAGCGGCAGATAAACTTCCACACCCGCTAGCACCGCGCTTGCTGCCTGTGATGGCTTTGCTTCTAATTCCGCAACAATATCAACTTTCGAACCGCCTGCTAAATGAAGGATATTTCCTTGACCCAGTGCTAATACGTTCCGATTCTCGGATTCTGGAGCGACAAGAATAATCTCTGCTTTTTTACCCGGTTGAACATTCATTTCCGCGCGAATGTTCCGTATTGCTTTGATCACATCCATGATCAGCACCATTTGTTGTTCCACATTTTCTACACGATAACCGCTCGTTTCTGGCCATGACTGAATCATGATGCTCTCGCCTTGAACAGGGAGATTATGCCAGATTTCTTCTGTAAGGAAGGGCATGAACGGATGCAA from the Desulfitobacterium metallireducens DSM 15288 genome contains:
- a CDS encoding bifunctional folylpolyglutamate synthase/dihydrofolate synthase, which produces MKKGSQEEQAYQAALEYLVNLTKFGINLGLGRIQALLQSVGNPEKKLRVIHIGGTNGKGSTSIMVAEILEKAGFRVGIFTSPHLNDYRERMTINGKMIPKQELTRLVDTLRPHLEKLVQDGVEHPTEFEVSTTLAFMYFAQQKVDFAVIEVGLGGAIDSTNVVQPLISVITNVGMDHMDYLGKTVEEIALVKAGILKPNSVAITATERPEVLEVIQERARTLNIPLWVVGEDVRWDFRWSGELEQEFDLIGLHSNYPQIHLRLVGAHQIKNAATAVTVCEVLQSEYGVKITHEAIYSGLEKTRWPGRLEVLSLKPKVLIDGAHNVDGANSLADALQLFKRQRLILCFGMLGDKEREKVAEVLLPLADEVIITKPNSPRAGNWQYLAELVAKRGLPVTTIESPSAAVIEGYNRLNPDDMLCVTGSLYMIAEARVALLDMIEK